One segment of Xiphias gladius isolate SHS-SW01 ecotype Sanya breed wild chromosome 1, ASM1685928v1, whole genome shotgun sequence DNA contains the following:
- the psmd14 gene encoding 26S proteasome non-ATPase regulatory subunit 14, whose product MDRLLRLGGGMPGLGQGPPTDAPAVDTAEQVYISSLALLKMLKHGRAGVPMEVMGLMLGEFVDDYTVRVIDVFAMPQSGTGVSVEAVDPVFQAKMLDMLKQTGRPEMVVGWYHSHPGFGCWLSGVDINTQQSFEALSERAVAVVVDPIQSVKGKVVIDAFRLINANMMVLGHEPRQTTSNLGHLNKPSIQALIHGLNRHYYSITINYRKNELEQKMLLNLHKKSWMEGLTLQDYSEHCKLNETIVKEMLELAKNYNKAVEEEDKMTPEQLAIKNVGKQDPKRHLEEHVDVLMTSNIVQCLAAMLDTVVFQ is encoded by the exons ATGGACCGGCTGCTGAGGCTCGGAGGCGGGATGCCAGGACTTGGTCAG GGCCCCCCAACAGATGCACCAGCTGTGGACACAGCAGAACAGGTGTACATTTCCTCTCTGGCCCTGCTCAAG ATGTTGAAGCACGGGCGTGCTGGTGTACCAATGGAGGTCATGGGATTGATGCTGGGAGAGTTCGTTGATGACTACACAGTGCGGGTGATTGATGTGTTCGCCATGCCCCAGTCAGGAACA GGTGTGAGTGTTGAAGCAGTGGATCCTGTGTTCCAGGCCAAGATGTTGGACATGCTGAAGCAGACTGGCAG accagagatgGTGGTGGGTTGGTACCACAGTCACCCTGGTTTTGGCTGTTGGTTGTCTGGAGTTGACATCAACACACAGCAGAGCTTTGAGGCCCTGTCAGAGCGAGCCGTTGCAGTGGTGGTCGATCCCATTCAGAGCGTCAAAGGAAAG GTTGTTATTGATGCCTTCAGATTGATCAATGCCAACATGATGGTTTTGGGTCATGAACCTAGACAAACCACATCCAACCTGGGTCATCTGAATAAGCCCTCAATCCAG GCTCTTATTCATGGACTTAACAGGCACTACTACTCCATCACCATCAATTACAGGAAAAACGAGCTGGAGCAAAAG ATGCTGTTGAACCTGCATAAGAAGAGCTGGATGGAGGGGCTGACCCTGCAGGACTACAGTGAGCACTGCAAGCTCAATGAGACCATTGTCAAGGAAATGCTGGAGCTAGCTAAGAACTACAATAAG GCTGTTGAAGAAGAGGACAAAATGACCCCAGAGCAGCTAGCCATCAAGAATGTTGGAAAACAG GATCCCAAGAGGCACTTGGAGGAGCACGTAGACGTTTTAATGACATCCAACATTGTTCAGTGCCTAGCTGCCATGTTGGATACCGTCGTTTTCCAGTGA